The genomic stretch GGAAGCGCAAGGGCATCCCTATCCAGAACATACACAGGTAAAATCAGCGAGTGCATTAAGCCGATTTCTCAATCACTATAACTGGTCAACAAGAGGACTAATTCGAGCAACAAGGCTGTCAATTTTGGGGCAAATCGCCAAGCATCGCCCATCGAAGAGAGTGCCATTAAAGATACTGATAGACCTGACCACCTTAGAAAAAAGCGGCAAGTTTTTACATTTGAGCAATCCCACCCCAAACGAACCAGACCCATGGGTGAGAATCCTCAACGGAAAGCGAGGACTACATCTGGTTGTACTGTATCTGGTCTATGGAGAGTGGCGCGTACCATGGAGTTTTAGAGTATGGCGCGGCAAAGGATACTCCAGTCCCTCTGACTTAGCTTGTAAGTTATTGGGGACAGTACCCAAGCAACTAACCCAAGGCAAGACTGTGATTGTCCTTGCTGATACTGAGTTTAGTACGGTGAAGTTTTTCAATGCTGTCCGCGCCAAGTCTTGGCGCATCGTTGTCGGTGTCCGCAACAATCGTAAACTTCAAGATGGACGTACCGTCAAACAACTTTATCCCCATGGCAAACGTGGACAACTAATTTTACTGGAAGGGCTAAGTACGCCTTTGACGATCTCTTGGTTCTGGCTCAAAAGAGCCGATAGTAAACGGGAGTTACGCTTTGTGGTCTCTTCTCATCCTTATTCTGGCGCTTATCTGGTGATGTTAGGTCGTAAGCGTTGGGCGATTGAGGGATTCTTCAAAACCATCAAACATCGCTTTGGTTTGCATTGTTTTGGGCAATCTACAAAACTTGGCGTTTATCGTTGGCTTATCCTCTCTCTGCTTTCTTATCTTTTGGCTCATTGGATTGATCAATGGTCGTTTCCTCCCATCTTGGACTGGAAAGCTACCTGTGATTTAACCCTTTCTGTTTTATTCCCTTCTGTCCTTTGGTTGAAACTTCTCAGGTATCTTCAAATTAGTGCCGATATTGCTGCTCGTCATGGCTTTGAAATTATTCTCAAACCCATTCCCACTTGACTCTTTCACGAATGCTGCAAGATCTCAGATATACAAAAAATAGGTAACGGATATTTTTTCCTGTTTATACTAATTGTAGGTTTGATGTAGTATTAGAGGATGAAATATATTGATTTATTCGCTGGATGTGGCGGTCTCTCACTAGGGCTTGAGAAAGCAGGTTTTAAACTGTTGTTGGCAGTTGAAAAGTCCCCTATGGCTGCCGAAACATTTTATCATAATTTCATAAGTCGAATAAAGTTGCAAGATGAGTGGATTGCATACAACAACCTAACTATTGATGAACAATTTCGTCGTAAGTTAATTGTTAATGAAGTTAGCGCGGTTCTTGAAAATATAAATATAATGGAGAACCTTGAAAGCGAGGGTGTTGACCTAATCGCAGGCGGTCCACCATGTCAAGGGTTCTCAATGGCAGGGAAAAGAAATCCAAAAGATTTACGCAATCAGTTGCCTTGGCAATTTTTAGAAATGGTTGAGAGGCTCCACCCTAAAGCAGTATTGATTGAAAATGTTTTGGGTATAAAGCAAAATTTTAATAAACATGGTGAAAAAGCTCCAATCGAGCAGATTAACTCGGCTTTGCGTGAATTGTGGCCAGGTTATGTTACTCAGCTTATTGAAGTAAATGCTATGCATTTTGGTGTTCCGCAGTATAGACCTCGTGTCATGATCTTGGGTATTCGCTCTGATATTGCAGACAAACTTAACCCTGAAATGTGGGATGGTTTTTGGAAGTCGGCTTTTGATATTGAACCGCCAGTGATTGGATATAAGCGCCCAACTTTAGCCCCAGTGACTACTTGTAAAAAAACTCTTACTGTTCGCGATGCATTGTGGGATTTAAAAGGTAGTGAATATGCTTTTTCAGCCAAAGATAAACGTTACAATTCTCCCAGTGGTAGTTATGCAAGGCTAATGCGTGAAGATTTTAGTTGGATGCCCGCGCATATCCTTAAATCTATACAATTAAACAAACTAGAAAATAATGGTTTGCGTAACCATTCAGAAAATATAGCTGATAGGTTTAGGTTGTACCAGATATTCCAAAAATATGGTGTGCCAGTAAAAATCTTTAATTTAGCAGCAAATTCCTCTTTATCTGTTCTTGAGAGAAAACAACTAATTGAAAGTGAGATAGTTAAAATAAAACTACCAGCAAAAGCCCCTGACGGCAAAGTGTTGGGAAAAGATATAGAGGAATTATTTGAAAGGATTATGAGTCTATCTACGAAAAAGCATAGTCAACGTCCATTACAATGGGATTCTCCTTCGCCGACTGTTCTATCGCTTCCAGATGATTTTGTTCATCCTAACGAGGCGCGAACTATGTCTGTACGAGAAATGGCTAGGCTACAGTCATTTCCTGATAGTTTTATCTTTCGAGCAAAAGAAACAACTGGTAGTCTACGTCGGAGATTTGAGATTCCTCAATATACCCAAGTGGGAAATGCAGTACCCCCATTAATGGCTGAAGCAGTGGGTAAAAAAATATTTGAACTTCTCAAGAAAGCCCTGAAATCTACTATAAGCTCTTGTCAGGTGTTACAAAATATAGAGAAACAGGCTAGTTAATTTGATGAGACTATTTAATCCTTTAGAAGAAAAAAACATCAAAATCTTAACTAGCGAAAATATCGAGATATCTTTCTTGATGCCTACAGCTACAGGCTTGCAAAAGTCTATCATGGATGCCACGGCTCCGTTTAGGCTTTTTCTATATGAGCGTGGTATTCATGATTATGGTACGCAGGGACAGGGAATAGAATACAAAAAACTTATCCAGTCTCATATTGCAACTGAAGATGGATTTATATCTAGTCAGACTTCATTGTATCGTCCTGTCACGAAAAAAGGCGATCCGCGTATCTGGTTCTCTGGGCTAAAGAAATATGCCGATCCCAATGATATGCTTGGCATTTTTGAGTTTGGGATGGAATTATACGTTTTTAATCTAACTAAATTTGACATTGAGCAAATTCTGAATGTTACCAATCCATTGACAGATCTAATTCGTAGCATTAGTCAAGATGCCAACAAGGTTGCCCAAGAGTTGCTTTTAAAAATTAAAACAATTGCTGCACGCGGACATATTCAAGCTATTGGGACGGGTGATACAGCAATTGGGAGGACATTGGAAAGTTTGATAGGTATCCCCATGAACTCTCGCCAAGAACCAGATTATAAAGGTATTGAGTTGAAATCATTTCGCGACAAACGAGGAAACCGTAAAACATTGTTTGCAAAAGTTCCAGATTGGAATCTAAGCAAATTCAAAAGTTCAGCAGAAATCCTTAATCAGTTTGGGTATAAACGTGGAGATGATTTCAAGCTTTACTGTACAGTCAGTACTTTGAAGCCTAATTCTCAAGGTCTATTTTTAAGAATTGATGAAAAGTTAGATCAACTTGTTGAAAGTAGTCAAGAATTAAAAATTGGTGATTTTGCGATTTGGCAATTAGCCACACTTCATGATGAACTCAAAAAGAAGCATAAGGAGACCTTTTGGATTGCTGCTGATTCCTCTAAAATCAATGAAGTTGAGTATTTCTGTTTTACAAAAATAGAACATACACGTAGTCCTATTGTGTCCCAGTTCGACTTATTGCTAGAACAGGGAATAATTACTCTTGATCATCTTATTAAGAAAACAAGTAATGGAAAAACAAATAAAGAGCGTGTAAGCGAGAAAGGTCCTTTATTTAAAATTAAACCCGATAAACTTGAACTGCTTTTCCCTCCAAGCGTGAAGTATAGCCTCAGATAAATTTACGATCATCATCGCCTTTAACAGCACCATCGAAGGATGGGCAAAAGCAATTATGTTTGTTATCTTTAGTACAAAAAAAGCGGCGCTAAGCACCGCTTTTTTATTTACATTTTGGCAAGTTCGAGCATTGTCTTTAAGACAGAATCAGGATTGAGACTGATCGAATCAATGCCTTGCTCGACGAGGAACTTAGCAAATTCAGGATAATCGCTAGGTGCTTGACCACAAATACCAATCTTGCGATGGTTTGCCTTAGCCTTCTGAATGACTGTGCGAACCATTGACTTAACCGCTTCATTGCGTTCATCAAAGATATGGGCAACGAGGGACGAGTCACGATCTAAGCCGAGAGTCAACTGTGTGAGGTCATTAGAACCAATGGAGAAACCATCAAAGACTTGGGAGAACTCATCCGCCAAGATCACGTTACTGGGGATTTCGCACATCACATAGACTTCCAAACCATTTTCGCCACGTTTCAAGCCATGTTTTTCCATTTCTGCTAGTACCTTACGACCTTCTTCGGGAGTGCGACAGAAAGGAATCATCGGAATCACGTTGGTTAAGCCCATGTCATCGCGGACACGCTTCAGAGCTTGACATTCCAAACCGTAGGCTTCACGATACTTCGGATCGTAGTAGCGGGATGCACCACGCCAGCCGATCATCGGGTTTTCTTCGGTGGGTTCAAAGGCGCGACCACCGAGCAGATTGGCGTATTCATTGCTCTTGAAGTCAGACATTCTGACGACAACGGGTTTGGGATAGAAGGCGGCGGCGATCGTGCCGATACCGTGAGCCAACTTGTCTACAAAGAAATCAGCTTTGTTTTCATAGCGTGCCGTCAGTTGCGAGATTTCCCATTTTGCCGCCTTGTCTTCAAGGGTGTCGAAATTCATCAGGGCAAGAGGATGTGCCTTGATGTGGTTAGCGATGATGAATTCCATACGAGCTAAGCCAACGCCATCGCAGGGAATGGAAGATAAACCAAATGCTTCTTCAGGGTTGCCCACGTTCATCAAGATCTTGGTGGAGAGTTTAGGTAGATTATCGAGGGAAGTCTCGATCACTTCAAAGGGAACTAGCCCTTCATAAACCTTGCCTTCTTCACCTTCAGCACAGGAAATCGTGACTTCTTGACCAGTTTTGAGAATACCTGTGGCATTGCCGCAACCGACGATCGCAGGAATACCCATTTCCCGCGCAATGATAGCAGCGTGACAGGTGCGTCCACCTTGGTTGGTGACGATCGCACTGGCTTTTTTCATGATTGGTTCCCAGTCGGGGTCAGTCTTGTTAGTGACTAGCACTTGACCTGCTTGGAAATCTTCGATGTTATGGACTTCCAAAATCACGTTCGCCTTGCCTTGACCGATCATCTCGCCCACAGCGCGACCTGTAATCAACACATTGCTAGAACCATTCAGCTTGTAGTTCCTGAGAATGTTACCTGACTTTTGCGACTGTACGGTTTCAGGTCTTGCCTGCACGATGAACAACTCCCCTGTACGTCCATCCTTCGCCCATTCAATATCCATCGGTGACAGCTTGCCGCGTACTTCTGAATAGTGATCTTCGATGATGCAAGCCCATTCTGCGAGTTTGAGAATCTCGTCATCGGTAATCGCGAACTTGACTCGTTCGGAAACGGGAACAGGAATATTCTTGGTCAGCTTACCGCCGCCAATGTCATAGACCATCTTGATTTCTTTTGTACCGAGGCGTTTTTCGAGAATCGGACGGAAGCCTTGTTTGAGAGTTGGTTTGAAAACGAAATACTCATCGGGATTGACTGCACCCTGCACCACGTTCTCACCTAGACCGTAGGCGGCGGTGATTAATGCTGCATTTTTAAAGCCTGTTTCGGTATCGATGGAAAACATCACGCCAGAAGAGGCGAGATCGGAACGTACCATCTTCTGCACGCCGACGGAAAGGGCAATATCAAAATGATCGAAGCCGTTGATGGTGCGGTAGGAAATAGCGCGATCGGTGAAGAGTGAGGCAAAGCAGCGATGGCAAGCATCGACAACTTCATTCGCACCATAGACATTGAGGTAGGTTTCCTGTTGTCCTGCGAAGCTGGCATCGGGCAAGTCTTCGGCGGTGGCACTGGAGCGGACTGCTACATCGGAGTCTTCTTCGGAACCATAGAGACTACTGAGTTTCCTATAAGACATGGCGATCGCCATTTGCAGATCGTCGGGGAATGGCGTGCTGAGGACTAATGCGCGTGCCATGCGACCGCGATCGCGCAGGTTATTCATGTCCTCAATGTCTAGATCGGCAAAGAGTTCACGCAATTTTGCTTCAAGTCCAGCTTTTTCAATGAAATGACGAAAAGCATAGGCAGTGGTCGCAAACCCATTGGGAACATTTACACCCTTAGGCTGAAGTTGACGAATCATTTCGCCAAGAGAAGCATTTTTCCCACCCACAAGCGGAATATCAGCAATTCCCACTTCTTCAAACCAAAGGACTAATGCTTGTTCTTTGGGAACATTTCTAGATGTTTCTGAGGCAAAAGTCGAGCTAGTCATAATGATTTAACTCCCTAACCAAATTAATGATTAGATCAATTCTTGTATCAATAGGGATTAAGTTTGAAGCCTTAAATATTAATTAAGAAACTTAATCAAGAAACTTTTGATTAATAACTCATTGGTTAAGTTCTATAATCAAGGCTTTATACCTTGGTATAGAACATATTGAAGCCTTCGATACCTTTTAATTATATCTACTACGGAAGCATCAAATTTACTCGGCATTACATTTGTTCATCAAGCTTTGCAAAGATTGACATTAGTTAGTAGATCTAGAATAAGCAGAGATTAATGATTGATTCTTCTAGATTTTTTAATAAATTAGCTCGTATGTTTAACTAATATTTTGAACCAATGAGAATAGCAATATTTATAGATAATTCTCATTGTAGGATCTTTAATCTTTATGGACTATAAGAAATTTTTTAAAAGTGGTGCTTTGCAACACTTTTAAAAAATTTCTTGTTTTTTGAGAAAGTGCAAAGCACTGTATCGCTGCGGTCACTTATGTTAGGACAAAAGCAAAACCCAAGAAGAGAAAGGCGGCGCTTCGCGCCGCCTTTCTCTTCTTGGGTTTTATGTCCTGATACACTTGGCGACAGCTATAGTTTTAATTAGTTGCGAAATCCATATTCGAGGACAAAAAATTGAGCATTAAAAGGAGCTAATGGTTCTCGGAGCTTGGCTAACTCTGATTCACATCCATGAATTTCCAAACGAAAAAGCTCGGCAACTTGAAGAGCTTCCTGCAAAATGCTATCTACATTTTGTAGATGAAACAATAGAGCCTCAGCATCTACATAGGCTTCACGGCAATGGGCAATATTTTCATAAAAGCTAAAACCGTAATACAGACATTTAGGTTCGGTTTTGGTCTGAGCCGTAAAGCGATCGCAGATTGACTTAAACTCTTCTAGCTTACCTTCAGGAATCTTGAAATAGGGAGCAATAGAGCAACCTGTATCTTGAGTTGACATGGTTGATTTTTCCTAAGCAGTTTTGATGGATTTTAGAAGTAGATCTTGCCTGATCTGGAGACCAAAGACTGTAACGATTTGTGGCAAAGACTTATGGCAGTGATGATTAGGGACAGCCAAATGTTTTGTGACGTGGCTTCGCCACAAAACATTTCATCAATAAGGTTTATTGAAACAATTGGGTTTTGTAATGCTTGGTAGTTCCCAACTGTCAGTACACTAGAAACAACAGTCTAGAATTTTGGAGACCGCGATCGTGACTACAACTAAACCCCGCGATGTACAGGTAATTTACATTGCTGATGAAACCTATGCGCTGCGATCGCGCAGTTGGAATCGCCTGAGATTTGAAATCGAATATGCGCTAGAAAAAGGAACTACGGCTAACTCATTCTTAATTCAAGGGAATTTACAAGCGCTAATCGATCCTCCCGGAGGCACATTTACGGAAATTTATCTAGATGAGTTGCGCAAGCGAATTAATATTCTCGATATCAGTTATGTAGTTCTCGGTCACGTTAACCAAAACCGCATTGAAACCCTTAAGGCTTTACTAGCAATTAATAATCGCATCACTTTTGTCTGTACAAATCCGGGGGCGATCACTTTACGTCAGAGTCTAGAGGAAACCTACGGAGACAAACTCAAAATTCAAGTTGTGCGTGGTGAAGAAGTCCTCGATCTTGGTAAAGGGCATGTTCTTAAATTTATTCCCACCTCCACGCCACGCCACCCCGATGAGCTTTGCACCTACGACACCAAAACGCAGATTTTATATACTGACAAATTTTTTGGCGCTCATGTCTGTGGCGATCAGGTATTTGATGAAGGTTGGAGTCAACTCTTAGGCGATCGCCGCTATTACTTTGATAGCACAATGGCAAACCAAGTCCGTCAGGTGGAATCTGCCCTCGATAAGCTCACGGATATGCCCGTTAGTTTTTATGCGCCCGGTCATGGTCCCATGCTGCGTTACGGATTGCATGAGCTGGTCAATCTCTATCGTCAATGGAGCGAAAATCAAAAGCAACAAAATATTTCCGTAGCCCTGCTCTTTGCCTCCGCCTATGGCAACACCACAACGATCGCTAATGCTCTAGCAAGGGGTATTACCAAGGCAGGGGTTGCCGTTGAGTTGATTAACTGCGAAAGTGCAGAACCAGAGGAAATTAAAGCGGCGATCGAAAAATCATCGGGCTTCCTGATTGGTTCACCGACCTTAGGCGGACATTTACCCACCCAAGTCCAAACTGCCCTCGGCATCGTTCTATCGACAGCCACTAAAAGCTATCAAGCAGGGGTATTTGGTTCCTATGGCTGGAGTGGTGAGGCGGTAGATATTATTGCTGGCAAACTTAAGGACGCAGGCTATACCCTTGCCTTTGAGCCAATTCGGATCAAGTTCACCCCTACCGAAGCTACTTTACAAGTTTGCGAAGAAACAGGTACGGATTTTGCTCAAGCCCTGAAGCGATCCAAAAAAGTTCGCACTACCTTAAACCCCGGAAGTACAGTTGAGCAAGCGGTTGGTCGCATTGTTGGTTCCCTCTGTGTATTGACGGTCAAGCGTGGGGAAATTTCCACGGCTATGCTTGCTTCATGGGTATCTCAGGCAACCTTTAATCCTCCCGGACTTACCGTTGCTGTGGCGAAGGATCGGGCGATCGAGTCCTATATGTACGAAGGCGATCGCTTTGTCTTGAATATCCTTGAGCAGGGTAAACAACTTCGTAAACACTTCATGAAAAAATTTGCCCCCGGCGAAGATCGTTTTGCGGATGTGCAAGTGGAAGCAACGGAAGGTGGTCTGATTCTGCCCGATGGTTTGGCATATTTGGAATGCCGTGTCGCGCAAAGAATGGAATGTGGCGACCACTGGCTAGTCTATGCGATCGTTGAAAATGGCAAGTTGTTGCAATCTAACGGCTTAACTGCAATCCATCACCGCAAAACTGCTAGTAATTATTAGTAAGTAGCTCGGCATCGTTATAAACGAAACCCATATTTCTGTACTGCCAACTTAACGGGCGCTACATCTGGTATAGATTGAAGGCGCAGAGCGCCTTCAATCTATACCAGATGTTGTTTGAGGATATTGCCTAATATGGCAATGCCGCGATCGATATCTTCTAGGGATTGGGAGAAATTGAGGCGAAATGCAGGATAGCCTTGCCCATCAGGAAAGAACAGCTTCCCTCTGCCAATGAGTACCTGTTGTGCGGCAGCTTCCTGTCCGACAATTTGCATTGGTGTGTGATTGGGAAGTTGTACCCAGATAAATAACCCGCCATTGGGAACTGTCCAGCGTACGGAACTAGGGAAATGTTGTTCCATTGCTTGCAGCATTCGATCATGTCTTTGATGATTGATGGTACGCAGGTGATTGAGATGGCGGCGATAATGTCCAGAGGCAATATATTCACTAGCGATCGCTTGCGTCACAGTAGAGACATGCAAATCATGGAGCAGTTTCAGTTCCACTAAAGCTTGATAATGCTTACCAGTCGATACCATATAGCCGACTCTTAGCCCCGGCATTAGCGATTTGGAGAATGTACCAATGTAGGTGACTAAATCACTACGATCTAGAACCTTGAGAGGTGCAGGGGCTGGTTCAAAGTTCAATCCTTCATAGGCATTGTCTTCTAAAATAGGACAGTTATATTTCTCCGCTAGGGAGATTAACTCGCGGCGATGGGATTGCGATGTGGTAATTCCTGTGGGATTGTGCAGGGTACTGACGGTATAGATCAGCTTAGGTTGATGACTACGCAAATATTGATGGAGCAGTTCCAAATTCATGCCATCATTCTGCATGGGAATACCGATCACCTTGATGCCCATCTTTTCTAAAATTGCGATCGCGCCATGATAGGTCGGACATTCCACAATTACCCAATCTCCTGCACGTAGATAGTACTGAAATGCTAGGGATAGAGCTTGTTTAGAGCCATTAGTAATAATCAAATTATCTGCCGATGCCTCTAGTCCCAATTTCCATGCGAGCATCTGCGCTACCTGTTTGCGAAGGGTAAACTGTCCTTGGGGAAAGTCATAGCTAAACAGTACATCTGCTACCTGAGTCATCGCTCTACGGGCAATTTTAGCCAGATCTTCTAATCCCGACGGGCGTGGAAATCCTGAAGTAAAGTCAATCACATCGGGATGTAGCTGCGCTTGCAGAGAATCCATATACTGATCGAAAAATGACTCACCCCACTTACTAGGAATTACGACCTCTTGATCGGTTTCAAGCGTAGAGCTACGCTCAGGGGAAAGCATCGCACTATTCACAAAGTAGCCTGCGCCTTGCTTAGCAGACACTAGACCATCAGCTTCAAGAACACTATAGGCTTCGATGACAGTCAACTTGTTTACCTGCACACTTTCAGCGAGAGCACGGATCGATGGTAGTTGCTCGCCTGCTTGCAGCGCTCCCGATGTAATCAGATGACTAATGCGATCGCGGATTTGGAGATAGATTGGCTCTTGGGCAGAGCGATTTAAGGGAATTCTCATAGGGCAAGCGCTACTGAGATAGTGAAAGCAGTATATAGCGATCGCTCCTCAAATTACCTAGTACAATTTTCACTAATTTTACTAGAACAGTGAAATATTTTGCTAACTGTACTAGTAAAATTGTTTGAATTTGTACCTTCCGCATCCTCTAACTCCAAGATAACAATAGGAAGTGTGAAACCTTCGCAATTGGGATAGCAAAATTATGCGAGTCTCTTTTATTCCTAATCCTATTAACATTTGGGAAGCTCTTGGCAAAGCCTTCCAAAATATCGCCCAAGCAACTTTTAATCAAAACGATGAAGCCAAAGTTTGGCAAAAAACTGATCGCTTGGGTAATTCCTACTGGTGTGTTTACGATCCTAAGACTGGTCACTCTGCGAACTTTGGCACAGAAGAAGAAGTGATGAATTGGATTGAAAGCCATTATTATTTCTAGTCCTGAAATGAGAGTATAAAGCGCTCAAAACAGAATAAACAAGTTTTTACAAGGGTTGCTTTGCAACCCTTGTAAAAACTTGTTTGGGGTTCTACCATTTTCGGCTTGCACTACAATAGGAGGAACTTTTACAAGCCTACCCAAGCACCTAAACCAATGATTGAACTCTACTATTGGCCAACTCCCAACGGGCATAAGATTACTATCTTCTTGGAAGAAGCAGAACTAGAGTATGAGATTTATCCCATTGATATTCGTGTTGGCGACCAGTTCAAACCTGAATTCCTAAATATTTCGCCCAACAATCGGATGCCCGCCATCATCGATCGCCATCCATCGGATTTTGGAGATGCCATATCTGTATTTGAGTCGGGAGCAATTTTGCAGTATCTCGCCGAGAAAACAGGAAAATTTTTGCCCACAGATTTGCGCGATCGCCTTAACGTCATGCAGTGGCTATTCTGGCAAATGGGCGGTTTAGGACCAATGGCAGGACAAAACCATCATTTCTCACAATATGCACCCGAGAAAATTCCCTATGCGATTGATCGGTATGTCAAGGAAACCAATCGTCTCTACGGAGTCCTCAATCATCAACTCGAAGGAAAAGACTACATCACTGGTGAATACTCGATCGCTGATATGGCTTCCTACCCTTGGGTATTACTGCACAAGCATCAACAGCAAAATATCGAAGACTTTCCCAATCTTCAGGCTTGGCTGCAACGCATAAGCGATCGCCCTGCGGTGATTCGTGCCTACGAACGCGCTAAACCCTTTGCCAATCAACCAACAATTACCGAAGAAAGCAAGAAAATTCTCTTTGGACAGACTGCGGCAAGGTCGCTATAATTTTTGTATGGAAATCAATAATGCTC from Pseudanabaena sp. Chao 1811 encodes the following:
- a CDS encoding glutathione binding-like protein, translating into MIELYYWPTPNGHKITIFLEEAELEYEIYPIDIRVGDQFKPEFLNISPNNRMPAIIDRHPSDFGDAISVFESGAILQYLAEKTGKFLPTDLRDRLNVMQWLFWQMGGLGPMAGQNHHFSQYAPEKIPYAIDRYVKETNRLYGVLNHQLEGKDYITGEYSIADMASYPWVLLHKHQQQNIEDFPNLQAWLQRISDRPAVIRAYERAKPFANQPTITEESKKILFGQTAARSL